A window of the Cloacibacillus sp. An23 genome harbors these coding sequences:
- the rpe gene encoding ribulose-phosphate 3-epimerase: MAGPLQLEELKRGRRMLIAPSLLSADALDVAGSIEKLEGEADWLHIDVMDGHFVPNLAYGPAIVKALRKRYPEAFLDVHIMAEPAEDFLDMFLAAGPSLLSVHVEAAKHIHRVLQKIKDAGVLAGAALNPGTPAALVYPVLHMADLVLVMSVNPGYGGQSFIPETLGKVRELRARREELGLGYVIEMDGGVNVKNAPEICEAGCDAAVAGNAVFGQPDPAEVIRKMRSSLG, from the coding sequence ATGGCAGGACCGCTACAATTAGAAGAACTCAAGCGCGGGCGCAGGATGCTCATAGCGCCGTCGCTGCTCTCGGCCGACGCGCTCGACGTAGCCGGCAGCATAGAAAAGCTCGAGGGCGAGGCCGACTGGCTCCATATCGACGTCATGGACGGACACTTCGTGCCCAACCTTGCCTACGGCCCGGCGATAGTCAAAGCGCTGCGGAAGCGTTATCCGGAGGCTTTCCTCGACGTGCATATAATGGCCGAGCCGGCCGAGGACTTCCTGGACATGTTCCTCGCCGCCGGACCGTCGCTGCTCTCGGTACACGTGGAGGCCGCCAAGCACATCCACCGCGTGCTTCAAAAAATAAAGGACGCCGGCGTCCTAGCCGGCGCGGCGCTCAATCCCGGCACGCCGGCGGCGCTCGTCTATCCGGTGCTGCACATGGCGGACCTCGTGCTCGTCATGTCGGTCAACCCGGGCTACGGCGGGCAGTCGTTCATCCCCGAGACTCTCGGCAAGGTGCGGGAGCTCAGGGCGCGCCGCGAAGAGCTCGGCCTCGGCTACGTCATAGAGATGGACGGCGGAGTCAACGTAAAAAACGCGCCGGAAATATGCGAGGCGGGCTGCGACGCGGCGGTCGCGGGCAACGCGGTCTTCGGACAGCCCGACCCGGCCGAAGTGATAAGAAAAATGCGCTCGTCGCTCGGATAA
- a CDS encoding PASTA domain-containing protein yields MGKIHRWGMIVAFLVIVGCAYLGVKMVFVEDKNVDVPGVTGMQLVDALNALQTRGLLAKVDRVEASAPEDTVVSQNLSAGEKVSKGKVVLLRVSKGGAAHAIPDVRGLKFEEGVKLLSESGFKVDKVVRVTDKLTPSGTVIAQNPAAPQRVSSNCMVTLLVSSGAKGENSFVSVPDLRGYGQQDAIDMIEQLGLRLGQTGEAPSDSVPAGSVLSSRPKAGSRVPVGSLVSITFARAPLPSDAPSAEAPPVADQDQARAEAVRKVVIKETKPVTIPTKIPPSGETQASEQPSQPQVQTPPAEVPAQTAQQPQAQPKPQQAQRPAAGQKTAKVRYQVPPLAKPLSLKIEIMDEYGTRVLKDGTAKSGEYISMNVPYSGEARVTIYLGGDFVWQDRYN; encoded by the coding sequence TCTCGGCGTTAAGATGGTCTTCGTCGAGGACAAAAACGTGGACGTTCCCGGCGTCACAGGGATGCAGCTAGTCGACGCGCTCAACGCGCTTCAGACGCGCGGCCTGCTCGCGAAGGTGGACAGGGTAGAGGCGTCCGCTCCCGAGGACACGGTCGTCTCGCAGAACCTGAGCGCCGGAGAGAAAGTCTCTAAGGGCAAAGTCGTCCTGCTGCGCGTCAGCAAGGGCGGCGCGGCCCATGCGATACCGGACGTGCGCGGCCTAAAGTTCGAGGAGGGCGTGAAACTGCTCAGCGAATCCGGCTTCAAGGTGGACAAGGTCGTGCGCGTGACGGACAAGCTCACTCCGTCCGGCACGGTCATCGCGCAGAACCCCGCCGCGCCGCAGCGCGTCTCGTCGAACTGCATGGTGACTCTGCTCGTCAGCAGCGGAGCGAAAGGGGAAAACTCCTTCGTATCCGTGCCGGACCTTCGCGGCTACGGACAGCAGGACGCTATCGACATGATAGAGCAGCTCGGCCTGCGCCTCGGGCAGACGGGAGAAGCCCCGTCCGATTCCGTGCCGGCCGGCAGCGTGCTCTCGTCACGCCCTAAGGCCGGAAGCCGCGTGCCTGTCGGTTCGCTCGTCAGCATAACCTTCGCGCGCGCCCCGCTTCCCAGCGACGCGCCTTCAGCCGAGGCGCCGCCGGTCGCGGATCAGGATCAGGCGAGGGCCGAGGCCGTCCGCAAGGTCGTCATAAAGGAAACCAAGCCTGTGACGATACCGACGAAGATACCTCCAAGCGGCGAAACGCAGGCCTCGGAGCAGCCGTCTCAGCCGCAGGTGCAGACTCCGCCTGCCGAAGTCCCGGCTCAAACCGCGCAGCAGCCGCAGGCGCAGCCGAAGCCGCAGCAGGCCCAGCGCCCGGCTGCTGGGCAGAAGACGGCGAAGGTGCGCTATCAGGTGCCGCCGCTCGCCAAGCCGCTCTCGCTTAAAATAGAGATCATGGACGAATACGGCACGCGCGTGCTGAAAGACGGCACGGCGAAAAGCGGCGAATACATTTCGATGAACGTCCCGTACTCGGGAGAGGCGCGGGTCACGATATATCTCGGAGGCGACTTCGTATGGCAGGACCGCTACAATTAG